Proteins encoded within one genomic window of Salipaludibacillus agaradhaerens:
- a CDS encoding response regulator transcription factor yields MSEYRVYLVEDEENLGEVIRAYMEKEGWQVTHFTDGKVAYDHISEPPHLWILDIMLPGMDGYQLLKAIKSEADTPVIFISARDKDLDRVLGLELGSDDYLAKPFLPEELLIRAKKLLNRVYPPEVQEEDAIELNGYVIDPKSRTVHDGEELIELTTKEMDLVILLSSNLGNALSREAIIEYVWGSDYFGSERAVDDVVRRVRKKLPRIHVETLYGYGYRVLSS; encoded by the coding sequence ATGAGCGAGTATCGCGTATATTTAGTTGAAGATGAAGAAAATCTAGGAGAAGTAATTAGAGCATATATGGAAAAAGAAGGGTGGCAGGTGACGCATTTTACTGACGGTAAAGTGGCGTATGATCATATCTCTGAACCACCACATTTGTGGATATTAGATATTATGCTTCCAGGTATGGATGGCTATCAATTATTGAAGGCAATAAAAAGTGAAGCTGATACACCTGTAATCTTTATTTCAGCACGGGACAAAGATTTAGATCGTGTGCTTGGTTTAGAACTTGGGAGTGACGATTATTTAGCTAAGCCTTTTTTACCGGAAGAGCTTTTAATCCGAGCTAAAAAGCTATTAAATCGTGTTTATCCACCGGAAGTTCAGGAAGAAGATGCCATCGAATTGAATGGCTATGTGATTGATCCGAAATCACGAACAGTTCATGATGGAGAGGAATTGATTGAATTAACAACGAAAGAAATGGATCTTGTGATCTTGTTGTCATCAAACCTTGGTAATGCCCTTTCTCGAGAAGCCATTATTGAATATGTTTGGGGATCAGACTACTTCGGCTCAGAACGGGCGGTAGACGATGTTGTACGTCGTGTAAGGAAAAAACTCCCACGGATTCATGTTGAGACGTTATATGGTTACGGGTACAGGGTTTTATCTTCATGA
- a CDS encoding ATP-binding protein, with the protein MKIKHIYIYGFGKWVNKRFDLNNDGINILFGYNESGKSTLMAFINAILFGFPSKRESHYRPRETDKYGGMLTIDTPSYNGIKIERVGGRTNKGSLSVRYPDGRTGNEEDLHKLLKGMDLATFKGIFHFDLDGLQGMKDLNPDDLNHYLYDASMVGASSLNYLDKSLQQASGKLFKPRGQKTDLNILAEKLKNTQQEIKEWETKLDNYEQLQATKQELELELAHLERDEKKLHIDIRYYDHYKTLEPIVKEWNALTADQQEDIEEIKFPEDGLSRLEQLSDKLEEKEALMSYENEKIAELTKKLHTLTDANISADLKRKMTSVINKWPLQEKIIEDLKASRYTEQELLKQRQQIEDEWQLPRTFFNSAHVTNYHLDKFNMLKTRWQTLLTTEDHLTEERRKVQREKEIAEEQKDSEYKHLLAPEEVKELERLTSSESEKKLRKQEYNMLLKQREWLEKEWSRVKRTGQIKKLTLMGLTGLCAVGTIVGYVNTNWSITLALTLLVIIGSSLTWATEKRSRDEIKQLLKDLKAHDEKMATFNNPQGDISKEAYLYAEQRLALHNDKAGHVNTINQNVTFLNTQLQQCENDWQELQEKWEAFNTELDEWCKITKMPPNRDLLFYAHLIEALKEWQRITKEYETVKENLRRLNNEVSDYKATTEWLVANYVSQECDMTIDKQVKALTEFIEKEEEAEKNRSQVRDKLSVHEDLMSKVQKEREQIAISLTNLFGLAHVTNEEAFRRKAHQYNQQKAQLTRKNQLWLQIVTLVPNEKNRAILLDDIIKQDIDSHEKQRQLQEKVTELEKKKKGIMTELSSITLTLKELEESGTYEDKRQTFIALKGEFNHMVKEWAVIQTAQYMIHKVKNIYETERQPKVVQTACELFKRLTEGRYTQLFAPLGEERFIVEREDGQRFDPSELSRGTGELLYLSIRLALALEDVMETCSPIFMDETFVNMDKPRRYQLISLLKEISNERQILFFTCHEHLNQEWQRAFKNVEVHSLYR; encoded by the coding sequence ATGAAGATTAAACACATCTATATATATGGCTTCGGGAAGTGGGTTAATAAACGATTTGATCTAAATAATGATGGGATTAATATACTCTTCGGCTATAATGAATCGGGGAAATCAACATTGATGGCTTTCATAAATGCTATTCTATTCGGTTTTCCTTCTAAACGTGAAAGCCATTATCGACCGAGAGAAACAGATAAATATGGTGGCATGCTCACGATTGACACTCCCTCCTATAACGGAATTAAGATAGAAAGAGTCGGAGGAAGGACGAACAAGGGAAGCCTTTCTGTTCGTTATCCAGATGGGCGTACTGGTAATGAAGAGGATTTACATAAACTTCTGAAAGGGATGGATTTAGCCACATTTAAAGGAATTTTTCATTTTGATTTAGATGGTCTTCAAGGGATGAAAGATTTAAATCCTGATGACTTGAATCATTATCTATATGATGCAAGTATGGTAGGCGCATCGTCACTCAATTATTTAGATAAATCGTTACAGCAAGCATCGGGAAAGCTCTTTAAACCTAGGGGACAAAAAACAGACTTGAACATCCTTGCAGAAAAACTCAAAAACACACAGCAAGAGATAAAAGAATGGGAAACAAAACTAGATAACTATGAACAGCTACAGGCAACTAAACAAGAGTTAGAATTAGAGCTTGCTCATTTAGAACGAGATGAAAAAAAACTTCATATAGACATCCGGTATTATGATCATTACAAAACTTTAGAACCGATTGTAAAAGAATGGAACGCACTAACGGCTGATCAGCAAGAAGATATAGAGGAAATAAAGTTCCCAGAAGATGGGCTTAGTAGGCTCGAACAACTCTCCGATAAATTAGAAGAAAAAGAAGCGTTAATGTCTTATGAAAATGAGAAAATAGCAGAATTAACAAAAAAACTCCATACCTTAACAGATGCTAATATATCTGCTGATTTAAAACGTAAGATGACATCAGTCATTAATAAGTGGCCATTGCAGGAGAAGATAATAGAAGATCTGAAAGCATCTCGATACACTGAACAAGAGTTACTTAAACAACGCCAACAAATTGAAGATGAATGGCAGCTCCCAAGAACTTTTTTTAACTCAGCACATGTGACGAATTATCATTTAGATAAATTCAACATGTTGAAGACCCGATGGCAAACACTCCTTACGACAGAAGACCATTTAACGGAAGAAAGACGAAAGGTACAACGAGAAAAAGAGATTGCAGAAGAACAAAAAGATAGTGAGTATAAGCACCTATTAGCTCCTGAAGAAGTAAAAGAACTTGAAAGATTAACTTCTTCAGAAAGTGAGAAAAAGCTGCGCAAGCAAGAGTATAATATGCTTTTGAAACAAAGAGAATGGCTTGAAAAAGAGTGGAGCAGAGTAAAAAGAACAGGACAGATTAAAAAGTTAACACTTATGGGCTTGACGGGATTATGTGCAGTAGGAACAATAGTCGGATATGTCAATACTAATTGGTCCATTACACTGGCTTTAACCCTTCTAGTTATAATAGGCAGCAGCTTAACATGGGCTACCGAGAAGAGATCACGAGATGAAATAAAGCAGTTGCTCAAAGATTTAAAAGCTCATGATGAAAAAATGGCGACATTTAACAACCCTCAAGGCGACATTTCAAAAGAAGCTTATCTTTATGCTGAACAACGTTTAGCCCTTCATAATGATAAAGCTGGACATGTTAACACGATTAATCAAAACGTCACGTTTCTCAATACCCAATTACAGCAATGTGAAAATGACTGGCAAGAGCTACAGGAAAAATGGGAAGCGTTTAATACAGAGCTGGACGAGTGGTGTAAAATCACTAAGATGCCACCTAATCGTGATTTACTCTTTTATGCTCACCTCATTGAAGCACTAAAGGAATGGCAAAGGATTACGAAAGAATATGAAACTGTTAAAGAAAATCTGCGTCGATTAAATAACGAAGTGTCAGACTATAAAGCGACCACTGAGTGGTTAGTGGCTAACTATGTTAGTCAGGAGTGTGATATGACTATTGATAAGCAGGTCAAAGCGTTGACAGAATTTATAGAAAAGGAAGAGGAAGCTGAAAAGAATAGAAGTCAAGTACGTGATAAACTCTCCGTTCACGAAGATTTAATGTCGAAGGTACAAAAAGAACGTGAACAGATCGCAATCTCGTTAACAAATCTTTTTGGTCTTGCTCATGTTACAAATGAAGAAGCATTTAGAAGGAAAGCACATCAATATAATCAACAAAAAGCCCAATTGACAAGGAAGAATCAGCTTTGGCTTCAGATTGTGACGCTAGTTCCAAATGAAAAAAATAGAGCAATTTTACTTGACGATATCATTAAACAAGACATCGATAGTCATGAGAAGCAAAGACAGCTTCAAGAAAAAGTAACGGAACTTGAAAAGAAGAAAAAAGGTATCATGACCGAACTATCATCGATTACATTAACGTTGAAAGAATTAGAAGAAAGCGGGACTTACGAAGATAAACGGCAAACATTTATAGCTTTAAAGGGTGAATTTAATCATATGGTGAAAGAATGGGCCGTGATTCAAACCGCTCAGTATATGATTCACAAAGTGAAAAATATTTATGAAACAGAACGACAGCCAAAAGTTGTTCAGACAGCTTGCGAACTATTCAAACGCTTGACCGAGGGGCGTTATACACAATTATTTGCACCATTAGGAGAAGAACGATTCATTGTAGAAAGAGAAGACGGCCAACGCTTTGACCCCTCTGAACTTAGTCGAGGTACGGGAGAATTACTTTATTTATCTATAAGATTGGCCCTAGCTTTAGAAGACGTTATGGAAACTTGCAGTCCCATTTTTATGGATGAAACATTTGTCAATATGGATAAACCAAGAAGGTATCAACTTATCTCGTTATTGAAAGAAATATCTAATGAAAGACAAATTCTTTTCTTCACATGTCATGAGCATTTAAATCAAGAGTGGCAAAGAGCCTTTAAAAACGTTGAAGTTCATTCACTTTATCGCTGA
- a CDS encoding metallophosphoesterase family protein has translation MIRFIHCADLHLGRPFQMTKLMNQAMVNRAIRATYESFSAIVQEAIRKKVDFVLVSGDVYHEEDRSIHAQWFFKQQAEKLHQANITLYVIHGNHDPLIQKEQLIAMPENVHIFPTHVSRTVHTTQSGERAIIYGFSYPERAFMNDPVPLFKKLKEDEAYHIGLLHGQENGLVDHDPYAPFSTVDLKNVGFDYWALGHVHKRQVINSHPPVIYPGNIQGCHRKEQGEKGAYYVEMTKTTTTFTFFGTGPVQWQDITVKVNDMKSIDELMAYTLDTITHLSSSHMYMIHLYFTGPGVLHETLIKKKVQEDLMDILQEELEYDSIWIDKLTVNTAPEIIREKWRHKDHIIGDVIRVREDLSHNDSWKESLSSLINHRKIAPFVEQLTEEDEEEILTKAETMIVTALLEEGKTYED, from the coding sequence ATGATACGTTTTATTCACTGTGCTGATTTACACCTTGGGCGACCTTTTCAAATGACTAAACTAATGAATCAAGCTATGGTTAATCGTGCGATTCGTGCTACTTATGAGTCCTTTAGCGCGATTGTTCAAGAAGCCATTCGAAAAAAAGTAGATTTTGTTCTAGTGAGTGGGGACGTCTATCATGAAGAAGATCGTTCCATTCATGCTCAATGGTTCTTTAAACAACAGGCTGAAAAGCTTCACCAGGCCAATATTACCTTATATGTGATCCATGGTAATCATGATCCGCTTATTCAAAAGGAGCAACTGATTGCTATGCCTGAGAATGTACATATTTTCCCTACACATGTGTCTCGTACTGTTCACACTACCCAAAGTGGAGAACGCGCTATTATTTATGGCTTTAGTTATCCAGAACGAGCTTTCATGAATGATCCCGTACCGTTATTTAAAAAGCTTAAGGAAGATGAGGCTTACCATATCGGTTTACTTCATGGTCAGGAAAATGGACTGGTTGACCACGACCCGTATGCGCCCTTTTCAACTGTAGATTTGAAAAATGTAGGCTTTGATTATTGGGCGTTAGGACATGTACATAAACGGCAAGTCATTAACTCACATCCACCTGTCATTTACCCCGGAAATATCCAAGGATGTCATCGAAAAGAACAAGGAGAAAAAGGGGCTTATTATGTGGAGATGACGAAAACAACCACCACTTTTACTTTCTTTGGGACAGGTCCCGTTCAATGGCAGGACATCACTGTAAAGGTTAATGACATGAAATCGATTGATGAGCTCATGGCTTATACTTTAGATACCATAACTCATTTATCGTCTTCTCACATGTATATGATTCATTTATATTTCACAGGTCCTGGTGTATTGCACGAAACGTTAATTAAAAAGAAAGTACAAGAAGATTTAATGGACATCCTTCAAGAAGAGCTGGAGTATGACTCTATTTGGATAGATAAACTTACTGTGAACACCGCTCCAGAAATTATTAGAGAAAAATGGCGACACAAAGATCACATTATTGGAGATGTTATCCGTGTAAGGGAAGACCTTTCACATAACGACTCATGGAAAGAAAGCTTATCTTCCTTAATAAATCACCGAAAAATCGCCCCGTTTGTTGAACAGTTGACAGAAGAGGATGAAGAAGAGATACTCACTAAAGCAGAAACAATGATCGTAACAGCTTTGTTGGAAGAAGGGAAGACGTATGAAGATTAA